DNA from Demetria terragena DSM 11295:
GTCACCGCTTCGAGGACCTTGAGGCCCTCGGCTACGACCTCTGGGCCGATTCCATCGCCGCCGATGACGGCCAGATTGATCCGTTCGCTGCCTGCCTCAGTCATGACGCGAGCGTAGGTCGGGGTCTTGCATCGTGAAACTTAGGTCTCACGATCCGGGCTGCTGGACCGTGGTGCGCACGCACCAGTCGATCAGCCGCCCACGTCAAGGATTCCGTTCAGCCGCACCCGGTGCGGCTGAACGGAATCTCAATGCGCCGAGGACTAGTTCACCATCAACCGTCCAGTCACGGGAGGAGCAGCAGCTTGCCGGTGGTACGCCGCCCCTCAAGGTCGGCGTACGCCTTCGCGGCGTCAGCGAGCGCGTACCGACCGCCGATCTCGACCTGCAGCGAACCACCGGCCACGGCACCGAGGATCTCGCCCGCTCGCCACTCCAACTCGGCGCGATCCTGCAGGTAGTCACCGAGCTTGGGGCGGGTCACAAAGACCGATCCCGCCTTGTTGAGGCGCTGCAGGTCGAATGGCGGCACCTGGCCGCTGGCGCCGCCAAAAAGCACGACCATGCCGCGTGGGCGCAGAGATCCGAGCGATGCCTCGAAGGTCGACTTGCCCACCCCGTCGTAGACCACGTCGACTCCGCGACCACCGGTGGCGTCGCGTACGGCCGCCGTCAGGTCGATGTCAGCGGTGTAGTCGATCACGGTGTCCGCGCCGAGGTCGGACGCCTTCTGGCGCTTCGCCTGCGTGCCGGCCGTGGCGATCACCCGTCCACCGCGGGCGGTGATGAGCTGGACGAGCAGCTGGCCCACTCCCCCGGCCGCGGCGTGCACGAGCGCGACATCGCCCGCCTTAATCGGGAAGGTGCTGGAGATCAGGTAATGAGCCGTCAACCCTTGGAGCATCACCGCGGCGGCGACATCCAGGTCAACGCCGTCAGGTACCGGAACCAGTGCCTCGCGTGGCACATTCACTAGACCTGCACCGCTGCCCAGATGCTGTGCCCAGGCGACCCGTTGGCCGTCCCGTGTCGTACCAGCACCCTCCGAACACAGCACGAACGGGGTGGGCACCGGATACACACCCTGCCGCTGGTAGACATCGATGAAGTTGACGCCGATGGCCGCCACCTCAACCTGTTGTTGGTCGGCCGCCGGCTCCGGGACGTCAAAGTGCTGCAGAGCAAATTGGTCCGGACCGGTGACTACAAGTGCGCGCGTGGTCGTCATTCATCGATGCTAGATCTCAAACGCACGACGCGATGCACCCGGCCATGGGAGGTCATGATCCCCACAACGACCAGTGTCGCGCCGAGCGGTTGGTTCCAGGTGAGCGGCTCGCTCAGCACGATGACGCCGAGGGCGACACCCACGATCGGCGATAGATAGGTCACAGCCGCGCCGTTCGTGGCTCCCCACGACGTCACGATGTTGGTGTTCCAAACGTAGGCGAACCCGGTTCCGAAAACACCGAGCACCACCATGCTGACGACCACCCGCCAACTCAGCCCGTCAACAGGCGAGCTCGCCACCCACGGCGCGGCCAGGATCATCATGAGCGCACCAATCAGGATCTGGATGAACGCCAACGACGCCGCGGGAACTCCACGTCCCGCCACATAACGGCGCAAATAGGCGAAGGCCACCCCATAACAGGTGGTCGCGCCGAGGCACGCCAGTTGCGCCGACACGCTTCCGCCTCCCAGACCGCCGAATGGCCCGATGATGATGACCACGCCGACGAATCCGAGTCCGAGTCCGACGACCCGCTCTCGAGTCAGGCGTTCGCTGGTCAGCATCACGGCCGCCGCCACCATCGCGATGAGCGGCGTCGTGGCGTTGAAGATGCTCGCCAAGCCCGAGGAGATCTCCTGTTCCGCCCACGCGAATAGCGTGAACGGCACGACGCAAAGCAAGGTCGTCACGACCGTCAAGTGCCCCCAGAGCCGGAGATCTCGCGGTATTGGGCTGCGGGTGGCTGTCGCGAAGACTCCGAGCGCCGCGGCACCGAACACCATGCGCGCGAGGACAACCTGCGTCGGAGACAGTTCCTCTAGCCCGATTTTGATGAACAAGAAGCTCGAGCCCCACGCCAGCGCGAGAAGCACGAACTGGACGACTACGCCGCTTCCAGAGAGCACGCCACTCGACGCTCCTGAGGGGTGCGGGGTTGCAGCGCGGGTCGAATTAACGGTCGATGACATGACGACCATTCCACCCCTTGCCATCGAAGAGTTCCGGCCGATTTCCGACATCAAGCGGCGCGTTGCGCGGCGGCCAACTGCGTTCTTACACTTCGCGATCCAGCGGCAGCCAGGCCAAGAAGCGTTGGATGTGCTCGTCCCAGAACTCCCAGGTGTGTTCCCCAGGATGCTCCTCCGCGGTGATGGCGATCCCCCGCCGCTCTGCCGCCTCGACCACGGTCCGCTGATGGCTAATCAACTCATCGTCGGTGCCGCAGGTTGCCCACAGGGCCGGGAGCGCCGCCGGGTCTGCTGCCCGCAGGAGCTCAACAAGGTCGTCCTCCGCCGGCGGGCCGCCCGCGCCCCAGATGTTGGCAACCAAGTCCTCACGCGAGCCAGACTCGTGCACCGCGCAAATGTCGAGCGCGCCGGACAGCGAGCCCGCTGCGGCGAACCGGCCGGGTTGGCGCAAGGCCAATTTGAGTGCGCCGTACCCGCCCATCGATAGGCCCGCGACGAAGGCCCAATAACGCCCGCCGCCGTGGGCCAGGTCGGTATAAAAACTGCGATGCACCTGAGGCATGACGACCGCGATCCCGAGTTCGGAGGCGTACCGCTCGATGCTGGTACGCCGCATCCAGGCGGTGTCATCGTCTGAAAGCCCATGGAGGAGATAGAGCACGGGCGCTTGTCCCTCGCGTGACGTGCCACCCATACCGATCTGGGTCGACGTCGACTGCGGCATCAGCACGGTCATCGAGGTGCTCAGCTCCAACGCGTCGGAGAAGAAATCGCAGCGCATATGAATCATGCGCGCACCCTAAGTCCGGGGACGAACCCTCCCCGAGACATGGCGGAGCCCCTGGCCGATGTCCACGGTCGGCCAGGGGCTCCCAATCTCCTACAAATCCTGCGCGAGGAGATCAATCACGCAGGTCTAGTGACTCCTGCAGCGCGCGGCGTGCGTCCAGCTGCTCTTCAGTCATGTCGGTGTCCTTCACGTTCGGCGCCGCCACGAGGCGGCCAGTAACTATGAGTGGTCGGGAAGCAACTCGTGCGGGTTCTCCGCGACGGAGTGTTGCCTCATATCGACCTGACGCCGCGCCGAAGGATGAGGCGCGAGCGACAGGCCCTAAGGTACGGCGGCGCGTCCACGTTCTGGAACCCGTTTCTCAGGATGAGAGACGGGTTCAGGTCAGCGAGACGACGAACCTTCGACGTAGTCGGTGTCCT
Protein-coding regions in this window:
- a CDS encoding alpha/beta hydrolase, which encodes MIHMRCDFFSDALELSTSMTVLMPQSTSTQIGMGGTSREGQAPVLYLLHGLSDDDTAWMRRTSIERYASELGIAVVMPQVHRSFYTDLAHGGGRYWAFVAGLSMGGYGALKLALRQPGRFAAAGSLSGALDICAVHESGSREDLVANIWGAGGPPAEDDLVELLRAADPAALPALWATCGTDDELISHQRTVVEAAERRGIAITAEEHPGEHTWEFWDEHIQRFLAWLPLDREV
- a CDS encoding quinone oxidoreductase family protein; this encodes MTTTRALVVTGPDQFALQHFDVPEPAADQQQVEVAAIGVNFIDVYQRQGVYPVPTPFVLCSEGAGTTRDGQRVAWAQHLGSGAGLVNVPREALVPVPDGVDLDVAAAVMLQGLTAHYLISSTFPIKAGDVALVHAAAGGVGQLLVQLITARGGRVIATAGTQAKRQKASDLGADTVIDYTADIDLTAAVRDATGGRGVDVVYDGVGKSTFEASLGSLRPRGMVVLFGGASGQVPPFDLQRLNKAGSVFVTRPKLGDYLQDRAELEWRAGEILGAVAGGSLQVEIGGRYALADAAKAYADLEGRRTTGKLLLLP
- a CDS encoding DMT family transporter; translated protein: MSSTVNSTRAATPHPSGASSGVLSGSGVVVQFVLLALAWGSSFLFIKIGLEELSPTQVVLARMVFGAAALGVFATATRSPIPRDLRLWGHLTVVTTLLCVVPFTLFAWAEQEISSGLASIFNATTPLIAMVAAAVMLTSERLTRERVVGLGLGFVGVVIIIGPFGGLGGGSVSAQLACLGATTCYGVAFAYLRRYVAGRGVPAASLAFIQILIGALMMILAAPWVASSPVDGLSWRVVVSMVVLGVFGTGFAYVWNTNIVTSWGATNGAAVTYLSPIVGVALGVIVLSEPLTWNQPLGATLVVVGIMTSHGRVHRVVRLRSSIDE